A DNA window from Tenuifilaceae bacterium CYCD contains the following coding sequences:
- a CDS encoding NAD-dependent epimerase, whose amino-acid sequence MILVTGGTGLVGSHLLYELARKGESIRAIKRANSNTNFVRWVFELYNSSVDSLFQQIEWVDADLLDYESLIAATKNIETVYHTGAVVSFNPSQAKTINTTNVIGTANLVDACLESGVKNFCHVSSVAALGDSKNGAIDESCKWEKSKGQSAYAKSKFMGENEVWRGFEQGLRVIIVNPSVILGPGRWDSGSGQLFKQVRKGMPFYTTGITGYVDVRDVARAMILLLDNPNINGERFVLNAQNLSYNEVFSMMADGLGKKPPRLKVDPWIVNAIYPFIFFAGIISGKGNAISKANLKSAFSKTFYSSEKITSKIGFNFTPISKTIEFVSSIYLKDLEHK is encoded by the coding sequence ATGATACTAGTAACTGGCGGAACGGGTCTTGTGGGGTCTCACCTGCTTTACGAACTTGCCCGGAAAGGGGAATCAATTCGAGCCATTAAACGGGCAAACTCAAACACCAACTTCGTTCGGTGGGTATTTGAACTTTACAATTCCAGTGTTGATAGTTTATTCCAGCAAATTGAGTGGGTTGATGCCGACTTGCTCGATTATGAATCACTTATTGCTGCAACAAAAAATATCGAAACAGTTTACCATACCGGAGCCGTTGTATCTTTCAATCCCTCGCAGGCAAAAACCATAAACACCACAAATGTTATTGGAACAGCCAATTTAGTTGATGCCTGCCTAGAGAGTGGTGTTAAAAACTTCTGCCATGTAAGTTCGGTTGCTGCACTTGGCGATTCTAAAAATGGAGCCATTGATGAATCCTGTAAATGGGAAAAAAGCAAGGGGCAAAGCGCATACGCTAAAAGCAAATTCATGGGCGAAAACGAGGTTTGGCGGGGATTTGAGCAAGGCTTAAGGGTGATTATTGTTAACCCTTCGGTTATTCTTGGCCCTGGCCGATGGGATAGCGGAAGTGGGCAACTCTTTAAGCAGGTAAGGAAAGGTATGCCATTCTACACCACTGGCATTACAGGCTATGTTGATGTCCGCGATGTTGCGCGTGCAATGATTCTTCTTTTGGATAATCCGAACATTAATGGGGAACGGTTTGTGCTAAATGCCCAGAATCTTTCCTACAATGAGGTTTTTAGCATGATGGCCGATGGTCTTGGCAAAAAGCCGCCGCGCTTAAAAGTTGATCCGTGGATTGTTAATGCTATTTATCCCTTTATATTCTTTGCGGGGATAATCAGTGGTAAAGGAAATGCCATTTCGAAGGCGAACCTAAAATCGGCGTTCAGCAAAACATTCTACTCTTCCGAAAAGATTACAAGTAAAATAGGATTTAACTTCACTCCTATTTCTAAAACCATTGAGTTTGTGAGCAGTATTTATCTGAAAGATTTGGAACACAAATGA
- a CDS encoding membrane protein — MLDAYLVNPAVAGAEGVTSFNLTARKQWAGYADAPSTYALSAQTRILKTSFRNRSRLIKSRVRRRRPSGRVGLGAFVFNDNNGRIHRTGFQGTYAYHIYMRDYQISFGASISAFQFKANVTQDDVIQTDDPMLQGKISKFAPDANVGFLLSKDNFYAGLSATSLFQSAIQFGSGNSDVAYRLLRQYYLVGGYRYQPYRSDFAIEPSFLFTTNERFQKGFDFNIKGYYKNDYWVGVSFRSTGAVITMLGVKYQQFYFGYAFDYSFSDVSNLSKNGSHELMIGMKIGDSARRYRWLNRF, encoded by the coding sequence ATGCTCGATGCATACTTGGTGAATCCTGCAGTAGCAGGAGCCGAGGGTGTTACATCGTTCAATCTCACAGCACGTAAGCAGTGGGCAGGATATGCCGATGCGCCTAGCACATACGCTTTAAGCGCTCAAACGCGTATTTTAAAGACAAGTTTTAGAAATAGAAGCCGATTAATAAAATCACGTGTACGCCGCCGTCGCCCTAGCGGTAGGGTTGGTTTGGGTGCATTTGTTTTCAACGATAACAACGGACGCATTCACCGTACAGGATTCCAGGGAACCTATGCGTATCATATCTATATGCGCGATTACCAGATTAGTTTTGGCGCATCAATCTCAGCATTCCAGTTTAAGGCCAATGTAACACAGGATGATGTTATACAAACCGATGATCCAATGCTGCAGGGAAAAATATCAAAATTTGCTCCCGATGCCAATGTGGGGTTTTTGCTAAGCAAGGATAATTTCTATGCAGGGCTATCGGCCACATCGCTATTCCAGAGTGCAATTCAATTTGGATCGGGCAATTCGGATGTGGCTTACCGGTTGTTAAGGCAGTATTACCTTGTTGGAGGTTATCGTTACCAACCGTATAGAAGCGATTTTGCCATTGAGCCATCATTCCTGTTCACCACCAATGAGCGATTCCAGAAAGGATTTGACTTTAACATTAAGGGTTACTATAAGAATGATTACTGGGTAGGTGTTTCGTTTCGGTCTACTGGAGCGGTTATTACAATGCTTGGTGTGAAGTATCAGCAGTTTTACTTTGGGTATGCTTTCGACTACAGTTTCAGCGATGTATCCAACCTCTCCAAGAATGGATCGCACGAGTTGATGATTGGAATGAAGATTGGCGATAGCGCCCGTAGGTACCGCTGGTTGAATAGATTCTAG
- the lgt gene encoding prolipoprotein diacylglyceryl transferase — MLAYIHWNVNPEIFSLGPFAVRYYGLMWAMAFYLGYVVFNKFVKREGLPEGFLDSLTMYMVIGTVIGARLGHCLFYEPDYYLSHPLEIIKIWKGGLASHGAAIGILISLYFFARKQKVLMIYVVDRVVITVALGGAFIRLGNLMNSEIYGVETNLPWGFLFERNNEIFPKHPTQLYEALSYFLIFFILYFYYRKQEGKTKTGFIFGVFLILLFAARFLIEYVKEPQVDFEKAMVLNMGQWLSVPFILAGVFFVVYSYLKPNIFIPVQEKINKKGK, encoded by the coding sequence ATGTTAGCATATATTCATTGGAATGTAAATCCCGAAATCTTCAGCCTTGGTCCTTTTGCGGTTAGGTATTACGGATTAATGTGGGCAATGGCTTTTTATTTGGGATATGTAGTTTTCAATAAGTTTGTTAAGCGCGAGGGTCTTCCTGAAGGATTTTTGGATTCGCTAACCATGTATATGGTAATTGGAACCGTTATTGGTGCTCGACTTGGGCATTGCTTGTTCTATGAGCCCGATTATTACTTGAGCCATCCTTTGGAGATAATCAAGATATGGAAGGGCGGTTTGGCTAGTCATGGTGCAGCAATTGGAATTCTTATATCGCTGTACTTCTTTGCCCGTAAGCAAAAAGTTCTGATGATTTACGTTGTGGATCGGGTTGTTATTACTGTTGCTTTAGGTGGAGCATTTATAAGGTTGGGAAATTTAATGAATTCAGAAATATATGGAGTTGAAACAAATTTACCCTGGGGGTTTTTATTTGAGCGCAATAACGAGATTTTCCCAAAACATCCAACTCAACTTTACGAAGCGTTATCGTATTTTCTGATATTCTTTATTCTTTACTTCTACTACCGTAAACAGGAAGGAAAAACCAAAACAGGTTTCATCTTTGGGGTCTTTCTTATTCTGCTTTTTGCAGCCCGCTTCTTGATAGAGTATGTAAAAGAACCACAGGTTGATTTTGAAAAGGCTATGGTTTTGAATATGGGACAGTGGCTAAGCGTTCCGTTTATCCTTGCAGGTGTTTTCTTTGTGGTTTACTCCTACCTAAAGCCAAACATTTTTATTCCAGTTCAGGAAAAGATTAATAAGAAGGGAAAGTAG
- the wza gene encoding sugar transporter, giving the protein MEMQKLNSKIFLLIVIILSLYSCNRKSQLLYMSDVQNEVLQTAKAQPYLLKPGDVLSVQILTQDQNVSRLFNISAVGTNYNTYATEASTYVNGFSVNDSGFIQLPVLGKIKIDSLSTREAQSRIQTETEKYLKDGLAIVKLLSFKVTVIGEVKRPGTYTNYNDNLNIFEAIGLAGDLSDYGQRSNVLVLRRTPNGVKTIRLNLHDKSIITSEGFYLLPNDTIIVEPRNGKIMALNTPNISIFLSIVTTALLMMNYLK; this is encoded by the coding sequence ATGGAGATGCAAAAACTTAATAGTAAAATATTCCTGTTAATTGTAATTATCCTTTCACTTTATTCGTGCAACCGAAAGTCTCAGTTACTTTACATGAGCGATGTGCAGAATGAAGTGCTACAAACCGCAAAGGCTCAACCATACCTATTGAAGCCTGGCGATGTGTTAAGTGTTCAGATACTTACTCAGGATCAAAATGTAAGTCGTTTGTTTAATATAAGTGCCGTTGGTACAAATTATAATACGTATGCAACAGAGGCATCAACCTATGTGAATGGTTTTTCGGTTAACGATTCCGGTTTTATACAGTTACCGGTATTGGGTAAAATAAAAATTGATAGTTTATCAACCCGCGAGGCACAGTCCAGAATTCAAACCGAAACCGAAAAATACCTAAAGGATGGCTTAGCCATTGTAAAACTTTTAAGTTTTAAGGTAACAGTAATTGGCGAAGTTAAACGCCCAGGAACCTATACAAACTATAACGATAACCTAAATATCTTTGAAGCCATAGGGCTAGCTGGGGATCTGTCCGATTACGGACAACGCTCCAATGTACTTGTGTTAAGAAGAACTCCAAATGGAGTGAAGACCATTCGTTTAAACCTGCACGATAAATCAATTATAACATCCGAGGGATTTTACCTACTACCCAATGATACAATTATTGTTGAACCCCGGAATGGAAAAATTATGGCGTTGAATACACCCAATATATCCATATTCCTATCTATTGTTACAACAGCATTGCTGATGATGAATTACTTGAAATAA
- a CDS encoding UPF0306 protein — MSNLPEKRVVDFINEHHVLTLATSFNEEPWCANCFYVYMEEENSLIFTSDFDTKHIQQASHNIYVAGTIVLETSIIGKIQGIQFQGIISQPQDELHEKARKAYLKKFPIAMLMETHLWVVDLTYIKMTDNRLGFGKKLIWSKDLLFRNVNS, encoded by the coding sequence ATGAGCAATTTGCCCGAAAAACGTGTTGTTGATTTTATAAATGAGCATCATGTGCTTACCCTAGCCACCAGTTTTAACGAGGAACCCTGGTGCGCAAACTGTTTTTACGTGTACATGGAGGAAGAAAACAGTCTGATATTTACTTCCGATTTCGATACTAAGCACATTCAACAGGCAAGCCACAATATTTATGTTGCCGGCACCATTGTTCTCGAAACAAGTATTATTGGGAAAATACAGGGCATACAATTCCAAGGGATCATTAGCCAACCGCAAGATGAACTTCACGAAAAAGCCCGAAAGGCTTATCTAAAGAAATTTCCTATTGCCATGCTAATGGAAACGCATCTTTGGGTGGTTGATTTAACCTATATCAAAATGACCGATAACCGTTTGGGCTTTGGCAAAAAGTTGATTTGGAGTAAGGATCTTCTGTTCCGTAACGTAAATAGTTAA